The Synechococcales cyanobacterium T60_A2020_003 DNA segment GCGCCTGCCCAGTCTCCCGTGTTTTGGCGGAGGGTGCCCAGGTTAACCAATGCGCCTAATTTCAGCGTTGGCAAAATGGGCTGGGCAATCGCCTGCTGGTAATGACTCGCGGCCTGCGGCAGATGCTTCTGGCGGGTATAGGCAATCCCTAAGTGGTAGTGCAGTTCGTATTGAACCGAGGGATCAATGGAGGAGGCTTTTAATCCTCGTTCCAGTAGTTCCACACCATGCTGCATCCGTCCCATATCCACGTACAGTGCCCCTAGCTTACTGCACACGTAAGGATCACCGGGGTGAGTCACCAAAAACCGCTCCATCGTCAACCGTGCCTTTTCCTGCTTGTTGCGGCTGGCGATCGCTCCAGGCGCATACCCATAGTGGAAAATGGCGACCTCCGGTAACGATACGATTTTCCAGTGAGGGTCTCGCTGCATCAGTCCGGCTACACTATCGTCCACCATCGCATGGTAGGGTCGCGAAAAGCGAATCTCAGGATGCTTGCGGAATAGGCGCGATACGAGGGAATAGGGAGACTGCACTGCCCCAATTTCCTGGCGTACCAGATTCACCACCAAATGATCATCAACGGCCATGCTGTCTCGTAGCCTGGGGGCGATCGCCGGGTTCAGCCGCTCATCGGCATCGAGGACTAAAACCCAATCTCCCGTCGCGTAGGTTAAAGAAACATTCCGGGCGATCGCAAAATCATCGCACCATTCAAAGCTGTACACGTCTGCGCCAAGCGATCGCGCCAAATCTGGCGTGCCGTCCGTAGAGCCTGTATCCAGCACCACCATTTCATCGACCACATCGCGTACACTGGCTAAACAATCAGCGAGATTGTCGATTTCATTTTTGACCAAAATACAGCAGCTAAGGCGCATCGCATCCATCCTGAAATCTTGCTCAACTCCCCGCTGTTCATTGGGGAAGAGAGTCATTCTATTCACCCTTTTATCCTATCGAACGGTCGTAGCGTACAACTGCTCAACGGATGACATTCGGAACAAGGTTTGGCATGGTAGAGAAGGTTAGACTGTATCATACCCGGACTCTATGGATACTCTATCCTCTGTCAGAACCCAGATTCAGCGAGGCTTTCAAGCAACTTGGGGGCTTTGGCTAGGGGTTGCCATCATCGCTCCCATTGGGTTAGGGGTTTGGGCTGTTTCGACCTTAATGCAATTACCAGAGCCCCTCAATTGCAACACTTCCACGGCATCCGACTCTGGCTCGGCCAGATTTTACTGTGCGCAAACGGTGGCGGAAGAGGAATCGGTTGATAGTCTGCAACAGGCGATTC contains these protein-coding regions:
- a CDS encoding tetratricopeptide repeat protein gives rise to the protein MRLSCCILVKNEIDNLADCLASVRDVVDEMVVLDTGSTDGTPDLARSLGADVYSFEWCDDFAIARNVSLTYATGDWVLVLDADERLNPAIAPRLRDSMAVDDHLVVNLVRQEIGAVQSPYSLVSRLFRKHPEIRFSRPYHAMVDDSVAGLMQRDPHWKIVSLPEVAIFHYGYAPGAIASRNKQEKARLTMERFLVTHPGDPYVCSKLGALYVDMGRMQHGVELLERGLKASSIDPSVQYELHYHLGIAYTRQKHLPQAASHYQQAIAQPILPTLKLGALVNLGTLRQNTGDWAGAQSLYEQAIKIAPQFAIAHYNLGMALKAQGNLTQAVEHYQQAIALNPAYAQAHQNLGVALLKLGRVEEGLNAFQDAIQLYQLHNAQEAERLLQGLERMGFPIAHPQQHPNSEPTAKR